A portion of the Actomonas aquatica genome contains these proteins:
- a CDS encoding ABC transporter ATP-binding protein, with amino-acid sequence MSLLKISQLTKSYATPEGSRQTVVDVPQFDLAAGEQVAVRGRSGTGKTTFLHLIAGILEPDSGSIHVGETEVTALSESGRDRWRAAHLGYIFQTFNLLQGFTAFENVLLGTAFGGRRPFPEKATAMLERVDLAARRDYRPRQLSTGQQQRVAIARALVNRPPLVLADEPTGNLDPHHAAEALGLIRSVCSETGSALLLVSHDEAVLNAFPRIVDFATLNQAGTPASEVR; translated from the coding sequence GTGTCTTTGCTCAAAATCTCCCAACTCACCAAAAGCTACGCGACCCCGGAAGGGTCCCGGCAGACGGTGGTCGATGTGCCGCAGTTCGATCTCGCCGCCGGCGAACAAGTCGCCGTGCGCGGCCGCAGCGGCACCGGCAAAACCACCTTCCTGCACCTCATCGCCGGCATCCTCGAGCCCGACTCCGGGTCGATTCACGTCGGCGAGACCGAGGTCACCGCCCTCTCCGAATCCGGCCGCGACCGCTGGCGCGCCGCCCACCTCGGCTACATTTTCCAGACCTTCAACCTCCTCCAAGGCTTCACCGCTTTCGAAAACGTGCTCCTCGGCACCGCCTTCGGCGGCCGGCGCCCCTTCCCCGAAAAAGCCACCGCCATGCTCGAGCGCGTCGACCTCGCCGCCCGCCGCGACTACCGCCCCCGCCAGCTCTCCACCGGCCAGCAACAACGCGTCGCCATCGCCCGCGCCCTCGTCAACCGCCCGCCCCTCGTCCTCGCCGACGAACCCACCGGCAACCTCGACCCCCACCACGCCGCCGAGGCCCTCGGCCTCATCCGCTCCGTCTGCTCCGAGACCGGCTCGGCCCTCCTGCTCGTCAGCCACGACGAGGCCGTGCTCAACGCCTTTCCCCGCATCGTCGATTTCGCCACCCTCAACCAAGCCGGCACCCCGGCGTCGGAGGTCCGCTGA
- a CDS encoding DUF3299 domain-containing protein yields the protein MPTRPLRRLTTAFWATCATLIFAMTTTTLSAEEKINLRDYAALSFDTLAKFTIDLNNLEDIGDMTEVEYAASKIPPEIMALDGKKVCIPAYMLPLRFDDDGVVEFLGMADTNSCCYGGEPKLTEIILVTMKNGATKSLMDSPLFLFGTLRVGPVDDDGFVTAVYTMECDRVSW from the coding sequence ATGCCGACGCGACCCCTCCGACGACTCACGACCGCCTTTTGGGCCACCTGCGCCACCCTCATTTTCGCGATGACGACGACGACGCTCTCGGCGGAAGAGAAGATCAACCTGCGGGACTATGCGGCGCTCAGTTTCGATACCTTGGCGAAGTTCACCATCGACCTGAACAACCTCGAAGACATCGGCGACATGACGGAGGTCGAGTATGCGGCCTCGAAGATCCCGCCGGAGATCATGGCGCTGGATGGCAAGAAGGTCTGCATCCCGGCCTACATGTTGCCGCTGCGTTTTGACGATGACGGCGTGGTGGAGTTTCTGGGCATGGCCGACACCAATTCCTGCTGCTACGGCGGTGAACCGAAGCTCACCGAGATCATTTTGGTCACGATGAAGAACGGTGCGACCAAGTCGCTGATGGACAGCCCGCTGTTCCTCTTTGGCACCCTGCGGGTCGGCCCGGTGGACGATGACGGTTTCGTGACCGCGGTTTACACGATGGAGTGCGACCGGGTGAGTTGGTGA
- the typA gene encoding translational GTPase TypA, with amino-acid sequence MNQNIRNIAIIAHVDHGKTTLVDNLLKQGGAFRANQQVDERAMDSMDLEREKGITIKAKNTSVHWGDKIINIVDTPGHADFGGEVERALRMVDGVLLLVDAYDGPQAQTRFVLRKALSHGLKVIIVINKIDRENADPKGMYEKVLELLLELDANEEQFDAPVVYGSGRDGYMVKNLEDEHKDLTPLFEAVLEHVPPPFARPNQPFHMLVSNIDWSDYVGRIAIGKILGGEVDVGDTVYVMRHNEDKRQRGKITKVIEFSGLGTTETSHAVAGNIVGLSGFEDIDIGDTLTADAEGHALPFTDIDPPTLEMQLAVNDGPLVGKDGKFVTSRQVRERLYREVKTNISISVEDATVGGAFNVKARGAMQIAVLVETMRREGYELLVSRPSVITKTAEDGTILEPYETVWIEVPDDCVGAIMQNLANRKGQLTNMEKLNATTMVEATITTRGLIGMEVDLVNATSGHGVMSHLFKEYGPWAGEIATRQTGTLVATEAGVTTAYALESIQERGKLFTGAGEEVYEGMIIGENPRDEDIPVNAVKAKQLTNFRSQGEGKGIQLTPAIKMSLERCIEYIANDEYVEVTPSFLRLRKKILNSNERRKAERAAKSGK; translated from the coding sequence ATGAACCAGAACATCCGCAACATCGCCATCATCGCCCACGTCGACCACGGGAAGACCACCCTCGTCGACAATCTGCTCAAACAGGGCGGAGCCTTCCGTGCCAACCAGCAGGTGGACGAACGCGCCATGGACTCTATGGACCTCGAGCGCGAAAAGGGCATCACCATCAAGGCCAAGAACACCTCCGTGCATTGGGGCGACAAGATCATCAACATCGTCGACACCCCCGGGCACGCCGACTTCGGTGGTGAAGTGGAGCGCGCCCTGCGCATGGTCGACGGCGTGCTCCTGCTCGTCGACGCCTACGACGGCCCGCAGGCCCAGACCCGCTTCGTGCTCCGCAAGGCCCTCTCCCACGGCCTCAAGGTCATCATCGTCATCAACAAGATCGACCGCGAGAACGCCGACCCCAAGGGCATGTATGAGAAGGTCCTCGAACTCCTCCTCGAGCTCGACGCCAACGAAGAACAATTCGACGCCCCCGTCGTTTACGGCTCCGGCCGCGACGGCTACATGGTGAAAAACCTCGAAGACGAGCACAAGGACCTCACCCCGCTCTTTGAAGCCGTGCTCGAGCACGTGCCGCCGCCCTTCGCCCGCCCCAACCAGCCTTTCCACATGCTCGTCTCCAACATCGATTGGAGCGACTACGTCGGCCGTATCGCCATCGGCAAGATCCTCGGCGGCGAAGTCGACGTCGGCGACACCGTCTACGTGATGCGCCACAACGAGGACAAACGTCAGCGCGGCAAGATCACCAAGGTCATCGAGTTCTCCGGCCTCGGCACCACCGAGACCAGCCACGCCGTCGCCGGCAACATCGTCGGCCTCTCCGGCTTCGAGGACATCGACATCGGTGACACCCTCACCGCCGACGCCGAAGGCCACGCCCTGCCCTTCACCGACATCGACCCGCCCACCCTCGAAATGCAGCTCGCCGTCAACGACGGCCCGCTGGTCGGCAAGGACGGCAAGTTCGTCACCTCCCGCCAGGTGCGCGAGCGTCTCTACCGCGAGGTGAAGACCAACATCTCGATTTCGGTCGAGGACGCCACCGTCGGCGGCGCCTTCAACGTCAAGGCCCGCGGCGCCATGCAGATCGCCGTGCTCGTCGAAACCATGCGCCGCGAGGGTTACGAGCTGCTCGTCTCCCGCCCGTCTGTCATCACCAAGACCGCCGAAGACGGCACCATCCTCGAGCCTTACGAAACGGTCTGGATCGAAGTGCCCGACGATTGCGTGGGCGCGATCATGCAGAACCTCGCCAACCGCAAGGGCCAGCTCACCAACATGGAGAAGCTCAACGCCACCACCATGGTGGAGGCCACCATCACCACCCGCGGCCTCATCGGCATGGAGGTTGACCTCGTCAACGCCACCAGCGGTCACGGCGTCATGTCCCACCTCTTCAAGGAATACGGTCCCTGGGCCGGCGAAATCGCCACCCGCCAGACCGGCACCCTCGTCGCCACCGAAGCCGGCGTCACCACCGCCTACGCCCTCGAGAGCATCCAGGAGCGCGGCAAACTCTTCACCGGCGCCGGCGAAGAGGTTTACGAGGGCATGATCATCGGCGAAAACCCGCGCGACGAAGACATCCCCGTCAACGCCGTGAAGGCCAAGCAGCTCACCAACTTCCGCTCCCAAGGTGAGGGCAAGGGCATCCAGCTCACCCCCGCCATCAAGATGTCCCTCGAGCGCTGCATCGAATACATCGCCAACGACGAATACGTTGAGGTCACCCCGTCCTTCCTGCGCCTGCGCAAGAAGATCCTCAACAGCAACGAACGTCGCAAAGCCGAGCGCGCCGCCAAGTCGGGCAAATAA
- a CDS encoding response regulator has protein sequence MPPEESPAKATVLIVDDTERSRVLLNSLLAPEGYKLIEAADGLEAIEQAQAHAPDVILLDVMMPGIDGFETCRLIREMEGLKEVPILILTALDDRKSRLEGLKAGADDFITKPIDTTELRIRLRTITRINRFRNLYEERARFEQAINHSPDGVIIANGEGNITLINPAARDLLSPEAPVNGKFCELLAPDAAEQLRTQMQQQKSTGRSSILTEFVYGRRIPNQVEITAAHLDGDSIIFNIRDITERQSLEAQLISMQRLEVLGQLAGGIAHDLNNILAAVMGTASLMELTSPEADKKHLKTILTSSRRGAEMLRQLLAFSRGSDTDIGAVDVTEVAREVADVASETFPAVIDVRFETPAEASLPDITANASQLHQIFMNLCVNARDALLPGGGTLTVTLGRRTIESVEGLTDSSGGKPGDYLTVAVSDTGTGIPPEVRPRLFEPFFSTKPQGRGTGLGLPTVARLVHLHHGFISLDSTVGQGTTFTCHFPLTPPASD, from the coding sequence ATGCCCCCTGAAGAATCGCCCGCCAAAGCCACCGTCCTCATCGTCGACGACACGGAACGTTCCCGGGTCCTCCTGAATTCATTGCTCGCCCCCGAGGGCTACAAACTCATCGAAGCCGCCGACGGCTTGGAGGCCATCGAACAAGCCCAGGCCCACGCCCCCGACGTCATCCTCCTCGACGTCATGATGCCGGGCATCGACGGCTTCGAAACCTGCCGTCTCATTCGCGAAATGGAAGGCCTCAAGGAGGTCCCCATCCTCATTCTCACCGCCCTCGACGACCGCAAATCCCGCCTCGAGGGCCTCAAAGCCGGTGCCGACGACTTCATCACCAAGCCCATCGACACCACCGAGCTGCGCATCCGCCTGCGCACCATCACCCGCATCAACCGCTTCCGAAACCTCTACGAAGAACGCGCCCGCTTCGAACAGGCCATCAACCACTCCCCCGACGGCGTCATCATCGCCAACGGCGAGGGCAACATCACCCTCATCAACCCCGCTGCCCGCGACCTGCTCTCCCCCGAGGCGCCCGTAAACGGTAAGTTCTGCGAATTGCTCGCCCCCGACGCCGCCGAACAACTGCGCACCCAGATGCAGCAGCAAAAAAGCACCGGCCGCAGCTCCATCCTCACCGAATTCGTCTACGGTCGCCGCATCCCCAACCAGGTCGAAATCACCGCCGCCCACCTCGACGGCGACTCCATCATATTCAACATCCGCGACATCACCGAACGCCAATCCCTCGAAGCGCAGCTCATCAGCATGCAGCGCCTCGAGGTGCTTGGCCAACTCGCCGGCGGCATCGCCCACGACCTCAACAACATCCTCGCCGCCGTCATGGGCACCGCCTCGCTCATGGAACTCACCTCGCCCGAGGCCGATAAAAAGCACCTCAAAACCATTCTCACCAGCAGCCGCCGCGGTGCCGAGATGCTGCGCCAGCTCCTCGCCTTCTCCCGCGGCTCCGACACCGACATCGGCGCGGTGGATGTCACCGAGGTCGCCCGCGAAGTCGCCGATGTCGCTTCCGAGACCTTCCCTGCCGTGATCGACGTGCGCTTCGAGACGCCCGCCGAAGCGTCCCTGCCCGACATCACCGCCAACGCCTCGCAGCTCCACCAGATTTTCATGAACCTCTGTGTGAACGCCCGCGATGCCCTGCTCCCGGGCGGTGGCACACTCACCGTCACCCTCGGCCGCCGCACCATCGAATCCGTGGAAGGCCTCACCGATTCCTCCGGCGGCAAACCCGGCGATTACCTCACGGTGGCCGTGTCCGACACCGGCACCGGCATCCCGCCCGAAGTGCGCCCTCGCCTCTTCGAACCTTTCTTTTCCACCAAACCCCAGGGCCGCGGCACCGGCCTGGGTCTGCCCACCGTCGCCCGCCTCGTGCACCTGCACCACGGCTTCATCTCCCTCGACAGCACCGTCGGCCAAGGCACCACCTTCACCTGCCACTTTCCCCTCACGCCCCCGGCCTCCGACTGA
- the ltrA gene encoding group II intron reverse transcriptase/maturase has translation MKANRGAPGVDGITIDDFPARFREHWPRLRDALLAGTYVPAPVRRVELAKPDGGVRPLGIPTVLDRVIQQTIAQQLGPIFEPGFSDHSYGFRPHRRAHDAVRHVANTIKQEGRRIAVDLDLSKFFDRVNHDVLMVRVARKVKDRRVLRLIARYLRAGVAVDGRWQRTAEGVPQGGPLSPLLANVVLDDLDHELERRGHRFARYADDFVILVKSQRAGERVMASISRFLEDTLKLKVNETKSAVVQTNALTFLGFAFKGSRIVWSEQSLWRFEHEVRELTSRRWGVAMAVRIQHLGQYLRGWMGYYGLSRTYGAVRHLEHWIRRRLRCCYWKMWKTRRNRIRQLLRLGVSKRDAILNGLSGSGCWAMSKSPALNQALHNDWLTVEGLPSLVQLWTHIHYPTTVR, from the coding sequence GTGAAGGCCAACCGCGGAGCACCGGGCGTCGATGGCATCACCATCGACGACTTCCCGGCCCGCTTCCGCGAGCACTGGCCAAGACTGCGCGACGCATTGCTCGCAGGCACCTACGTGCCCGCGCCGGTGCGCCGCGTGGAACTGGCCAAACCGGACGGCGGGGTGCGCCCATTGGGCATCCCCACCGTCCTCGACCGAGTGATCCAACAGACGATCGCCCAACAACTCGGCCCGATCTTCGAGCCGGGGTTCAGCGATCACAGCTATGGCTTCCGCCCCCACCGTCGCGCCCACGACGCGGTGCGCCATGTCGCGAACACGATCAAACAAGAGGGCCGCCGCATCGCGGTGGACCTCGACCTATCGAAGTTCTTCGACCGGGTGAACCACGATGTGCTGATGGTGAGGGTGGCCCGCAAGGTGAAGGATCGACGCGTCCTGCGTCTGATCGCCCGTTACCTGCGGGCAGGAGTTGCAGTGGACGGGCGTTGGCAACGCACGGCCGAGGGCGTGCCGCAAGGCGGGCCTCTCTCGCCGTTACTCGCCAACGTCGTCCTCGATGACCTCGATCACGAACTGGAGCGACGCGGCCACCGCTTCGCTCGCTACGCCGACGACTTTGTCATCCTGGTGAAGAGTCAGCGCGCGGGCGAACGGGTCATGGCCAGCATCAGCCGGTTCCTGGAAGACACGCTCAAACTAAAGGTGAACGAGACGAAGAGTGCGGTCGTGCAAACGAATGCGCTCACGTTCCTCGGCTTTGCCTTCAAAGGCAGTCGTATCGTCTGGAGCGAGCAATCGCTCTGGCGGTTCGAACACGAAGTGCGTGAGTTGACCAGCCGCCGCTGGGGCGTGGCGATGGCCGTGCGTATCCAACACCTCGGGCAGTATCTGCGCGGGTGGATGGGTTACTACGGACTGAGCCGCACCTATGGCGCGGTGCGCCACCTCGAACACTGGATCAGACGACGCCTGCGTTGCTGCTATTGGAAGATGTGGAAGACCCGTCGGAACCGAATCCGCCAGTTGCTGCGCCTCGGCGTGAGCAAACGCGACGCGATCCTCAACGGGCTGTCCGGCTCGGGATGTTGGGCCATGTCCAAATCCCCGGCCCTCAACCAAGCCCTGCACAACGACTGGCTCACCGTCGAAGGCCTGCCCTCCCTCGTCCAGCTTTGGACGCATATCCATTATCCAACTACGGTCCGATAA
- a CDS encoding ABC transporter permease yields MLLFIVRRSLRQYLLSTIVTSLAIALASGLLLSIWTIKTQSQATFTRMNSGFDAVLGARGSKLQLVLNAIFHLEASSGNVSAEDFAAVRRHRLVKRAIPIAVGDNYEGIRLIGTEPEMFTEVEIEPEQTHRFAAGRAWTDEHAHEAVVGSFAARHLGLRTGDTFHPSHGLADNDIHEHEELYTVVGVLEPSGTPADKVIWIPLHGLQHMSGHNEAAADEVSAVLIQLRTPTAGFMLDGYYNRQGDRLTFAYPIAAIVSDLFSKIGWFDRVLAWVAYLVAAVSAATVLVAIYNSMSARRRDLAILRALGASRRTLFGSVVLEAIALGFIGTLAGFLVHGGISLVSATIIQRETGVVIDPWTLHPVMLWAPLAMIGLCALGGALPATKAYRTDVAEHLAPQS; encoded by the coding sequence ATGCTGCTCTTCATCGTCCGGCGCAGCCTGCGCCAATACCTGCTCTCAACCATCGTCACCTCGCTCGCCATCGCCCTCGCGAGCGGCCTGTTGCTCTCCATCTGGACGATCAAAACCCAGAGCCAAGCCACCTTCACTCGCATGAACAGCGGCTTCGATGCCGTGCTCGGCGCCCGCGGCTCCAAACTCCAGCTCGTCCTCAACGCCATCTTCCACCTCGAAGCCTCCTCCGGCAACGTCTCCGCCGAGGACTTCGCCGCCGTCCGCCGCCACCGCCTCGTTAAACGCGCCATCCCCATCGCCGTCGGCGACAACTACGAAGGCATCCGCCTCATCGGCACCGAGCCGGAGATGTTCACCGAGGTCGAAATCGAGCCCGAGCAAACCCACCGCTTCGCCGCCGGCCGCGCCTGGACCGACGAACACGCCCACGAAGCCGTCGTCGGCAGCTTCGCCGCCCGCCACCTCGGCCTGCGCACCGGCGACACCTTCCACCCCTCCCACGGCCTCGCCGACAACGACATCCACGAGCACGAAGAACTCTACACCGTCGTCGGCGTGCTGGAGCCCTCCGGCACCCCGGCCGACAAAGTCATCTGGATTCCGCTTCACGGCCTGCAGCACATGAGCGGACACAACGAAGCCGCGGCCGACGAAGTCAGCGCCGTGCTCATCCAACTGCGCACGCCCACCGCCGGCTTCATGCTCGACGGCTACTACAACCGCCAGGGCGACCGCCTCACCTTTGCGTATCCCATCGCCGCCATTGTTTCCGACCTCTTCAGCAAAATCGGCTGGTTCGACCGCGTCCTCGCCTGGGTTGCCTACCTCGTCGCCGCCGTCTCTGCGGCCACCGTGTTGGTCGCGATCTACAACTCCATGTCGGCCCGCCGCCGCGACCTCGCCATCCTGCGCGCCCTCGGCGCCTCGCGCCGCACCCTCTTTGGCTCGGTCGTGCTCGAAGCCATCGCGCTCGGTTTCATCGGCACCCTGGCCGGCTTCCTCGTGCACGGCGGCATCAGCCTGGTTTCGGCGACGATCATCCAGCGCGAAACCGGCGTGGTGATCGACCCATGGACGCTGCATCCCGTGATGCTCTGGGCCCCCTTGGCGATGATCGGCCTCTGTGCCCTCGGCGGCGCCCTCCCCGCCACCAAAGCCTACCGCACCGACGTCGCCGAACACCTCGCCCCCCAGTCCTAG
- a CDS encoding HAD family hydrolase, with translation MEIPRLLIVLDLDETLIRATGNPTLDPPDFTIDSYRVRRRPMVHEFLCAAATFADLGIWSSASESYVDAIVRKIVPDSISLQFVWARSRCTRQYDSEQMEEYWVKDLKKVRRLGYPLERVLMVDDSPEKVERHFGNYVRVEPFYGDQNDRVLPDLERYLRSFISVPNVRTVEKRGWQHDQNQIESNRVGGGN, from the coding sequence ATGGAAATACCGCGTCTATTGATCGTTCTGGATCTCGACGAGACGCTTATCCGGGCGACGGGAAATCCCACGCTTGATCCGCCAGATTTCACCATCGATTCCTATCGCGTAAGACGGCGTCCGATGGTCCACGAGTTTTTGTGCGCTGCAGCGACTTTTGCCGATCTTGGCATTTGGAGTTCGGCGAGTGAGTCATACGTCGATGCGATTGTCCGAAAAATTGTGCCTGATTCGATTTCGCTTCAGTTTGTGTGGGCTCGGTCGCGTTGCACGCGGCAATACGATTCTGAGCAGATGGAGGAATACTGGGTGAAAGACCTAAAGAAGGTGCGTCGGTTAGGGTATCCCCTTGAGCGAGTGTTGATGGTCGATGATTCGCCCGAGAAAGTTGAGCGCCATTTCGGAAACTACGTGCGCGTAGAACCATTTTATGGAGACCAGAATGACCGAGTCCTACCTGATTTGGAGCGCTACCTTCGCTCCTTCATCTCCGTTCCAAACGTCAGAACCGTCGAGAAGCGGGGCTGGCAGCACGATCAAAACCAGATAGAGTCGAATCGGGTAGGCGGAGGTAATTAG